GGTGATCTAAGGCGTTCGAGTCTACAGCTACAGACTTCTCCTATACACATCAATTATATCAATGAGAATTTGGATCATAACAAACTCGATTTGAATGAAACGAAATTTGGCAGAGAATTCCTCATGAATGCCCCCATGATGTTTGGCAGTTTTGGCGACGAAATCGATGGCCGCGGTTTGACATCATTATCCAGAGCTGAGATCACTTTAAGTCAATTGAAAATAAACGATAAGCATCCGGCGGGTGCGGGTAGTATTGAAGATAATTGTTATGACGCCACATTGGCGAATAAGTTAGAAACAATGAAAACTGCCGAGAAGACTAAAAATAGTCACAAGCATGGACTGGCATTTGAGCGAATGGCAGGCAAAGCAGCAGCATATGGCAGTGGTCGACAGAACACCGATAAACATAAAGACAATGCTGTTGGTGGAGACATTGGTAACATTGAATTAAATGAACTATGTGACTATAAGGACATGAACGATGTAAAGAGCTCCAAGTCTTGTCCGGCCATTTATAAAGTGTCCAAGCAGCAAGATGGCTCTACCCTGCACGAACTACTGACTGATAACCAAAGGGGGGATGGGAATTCGAACAGCACACGACTGAATCCAGTCGGCGAGCCGACTCACATACTTGAAACGGAACTCTTCAACAGAGCTAGTACCTCCGGAAGTGGCGGCAAAGGAAGTCGCAAGCTATGCAAGGAGAAGTTGAACATCATATTGGATGAGAGCGGTAAATCCACGCTTTACAATGCTTCACCATCGGAGGTGTGTGGTGGCGCGAGAAAAAAGGACATTAAATATGATTCATGCTCCACGGTGACATCGTCGTCACAAAGCAAAACCAGTTTGCCAGATTTGGGGACGTACGCCGGCGGCAATGGAGCGGGTGATAGTAAGTACAAGGACAAGGAGGGACTAGATTGCAGCAATTCGGTTCCAGATTCATCGCATGGGTCAACAGCAACTTCGAACGGTGACAACATTAGCTTCAGCAGTAATTCCAACAATAGCAGCTGCAATGGCAACCAACGTAGTGTAGATGTAGTTAATCTTACTTAGAGATTCATATTTTTAGCCATTATCCAATGCATTAGAAAAGAAAATGTTacatatttaacaaaaacaaaaacaaatcaaacaaacagaaaaagaaaaacaaaaacaggaaatcattaaacatatttatattatggaGATGAGGTATACTAATTGTAAGATAAAACTGAATGaaggatttttattaaaatttttgcgcGAAAgcgaaattattatgaatacagcataaaggtaatataaaagaaaattattagatGAATTGTTTGCTCTACAAATAAGATACATATAAACTAAACACTATTTCGCAAAGTCTCACGGCAAAAGTGTTGTTATACAAACATAATTTTAgcaagtataaaaatttaaaaataaatgaaatcactACTTTATTCCGAAACAATTGCGAAACTGAATGGATGCATgaaattatacaataaaaagCAGCAGCTGAAATGTATGGTATTTGTGGACGAGAGTAATTGTAATTGTGATTtctttttacatatacatatatagtgctGGATGGACTTTTCTGAGTTTTAAACCGAGCCAAAACTTGTAAGCCATTGGTAGATCgatttgaaaatcataaaagagcttcaATGAGTTCGCTTCAATATAAACGACCAAATAAATTCAACATGCATTAATGCTATATAACAGATATTAGCACGCTTCTGATTTTATTTCCGAAATGTTAGGTTCCGGGATCGAAATCAAATTGAATATCTTGAAAAATTTTCTGTGGCACCATGATTGTCGTTGGTATTCCAAATGGACGAagtcggaccattgccacgctcaCCCGTCTTATAAAGGTTATGAGGAAAACCACTGacgaaaaagtcagaaacaccaaattttattgaaaagtgtataaaatggatgtttttttttgtattcaacaAAATTGTATGCATAATATTTGAAATCCTGATTTTACGGATGGAATATAGACGAAATTgaatacttcccatataactctatTTGGACTCCTTCTGTTTCGTTCacttaacaaaatattaattaagtacCATTGAAGACATTGGAATAAAACTTTCCACAAATAAAGCATTGGAGGCATCGCTCATTTATATAggcatcgctcatttacattATAACTTTTCAGGTCCTCTTACATCGCAAATGAAGCACCCAGAACTTATGGCACATTTTCCGGAATAATTTCTTTATAGTAGTAAGCCTCAGTACCAAAAATAGGTTAAGCTAAACGAAATATAacttccctagctcccatatacctaatatctTTCCAAACATCCGGTGGGCTTTTTACCTAGATATTGGTTAATGTGTGAGATATGGAATAAAAATTAGCATGGtggcgaaaatgagtgaaatcggtccataaattacctcagcctctatatattatatataattatttttattattctagtggactttatgccgaatatatgggccaaattgtCTGTTATCTATACTATCATCAAAGAATATCAGATCAATTGGGACGACAGAATGTCTcttaatttcaaatgttttgTACAGAGAATTTTCTGGCGAAGCATAGTTGTAGCGATTATCGATCCCTGGCGGAACGGAAAgcataagtctagttgtcgtcgaggtcattTAACAGAAAGCCCAGGAAACATGCTGGTTCGACGgtgtcggaccaaagggaaaggggtgttagataaGTAGGGTTCCTTGGGCATGCAAAAacgtggttagtgtcatgcggggactcgttgcatgcaggacatgtattttgtatgtagggttcagtctggataagtaggagtttaacctgcttcaatatccagatcgaagttgcgcaagggtcactctggtttcatgtggcaactcgagctcttcgtctgctaaagGTGGTAGTGACCTCTTGACCACAtgggtgatttctacgaaagcagaaactgcttggtaagcagttcattatgctccttAACAGGCAGCATAGTGGCCTCATTGTGCAAAAGTGCATCCTGTAGCTGTCTGTAGAGTGCGGTGATCTCACACGTCTTTATCTTCCTCTGCTGCGATCCGTTGCACCCAagcgaccataccggtgctgcgtaatttacgaccggctggccgatagccttgtatgtggccagcaacgtttctttgtcctttCTCCAAGTGCTATCGGCTAGCGACTTGAGCATTTTGTTAcggctctgtactttagtgaTTAGTGCGGTCgtggagtgaaggagtgcagactgtcaaatgtgacacccaaaattttgggattaTTCACGCGTAAATTAAGTGCAGGTTGCACTGTCGTAGAGGCAATAGTCGCAGTAGTGCGTTTACAGCATGGGGTCACATAACGTGTGGTCCACTCCCTATGAGCCTTAAGGCCTGAACAGGTCTTAAGATGGCTCCCAGGTTTCAGTAGTGGGACCACTCCTCCGATTTTAAGAGTGGTTAGCGACAAATTGAATACCTTGGCGAGATATTCTCCTCACGTTGAACATAGGTGTTTTAACATCAAAGAATTGATTACGTCTGGGCCGATGGATTTGGAGGACTTGGGCTTTCTGGTGACATCCTGAACCTCCCCGCTGGTGAAAACAAGTGGCGCGCAGTTGTTTGGTTTTTTTGCGCAGCCGTCTGGTGAAACGCCTTTTAGCCTTGTCAACCGGGGGGTGCAGTATAAAATAGCTCCGAGGAGGCATGGCTACCTAATTGATTTTCAACACGGTCGTCATGTCTCCTCGGGTTTGACAGTTGACCAGAGCTTGCTCACACCAGTGGAAAGATTACAGGACTTCAAGTGCTCTACCCATTACGTTTGCTTATAGTTGTTTATCAGTTGTCAAATCTCCAAATTGAGATCCCTTATGCGGGGATCACAGGGCTCGACCTGGTGTAAGGTGTCACGCTAATTTGCTAAAACTGCCGCTTCAGCCGGGAAATTCGGGCGCATGTTTGCAATTCTTCCGGCTGGTATGAAGCGAGCAGTAGCAGCGGTGATCACCTTGCGGAATTGACGTTCGCCAACGATTACGTCCGTAGGATTGGGTGGTACAGGTTGCACTGTCGTAGAGGCAATAGTCGCAGTAGTGCGTTTACAGCATGGGGCCACATAACGTGTGGTCCACTCCCTATGAGTCTTAAGGCCTGAATAGGCTTACTCTTGAAATTTGATCATTTTGTACAAAATGTGTAGTTGTCTCTATATCGGAGATTCGAACACTCAGATGAAGTTTATATTGCATTTAACAATGTCATAAAGCTTACTACTGAATTAAAATGGAATTTAGGTTGAGAAAATGTGTATCccatttagataaaaaaatgaagatttGTATTGCACTCTTCAAATTCTAATAGTTGGTGTTATTATTTAAGatgctttttaatatttaacttgttgttatatatatgtatatttcttataattaagTTTTCTTTCAATTGCTGGTAATCAGAATccctacacatacatatttttgagtcgaaataatgaatataacTAGTTTAAAACACTTTAACGAAAAATACATACTTAAACTCAAactgcataaatacatacaacttATCATTTCATTCAACATTTCacagcaattaaattttaattattatcctCATGACGTGATACCCCTCGTTGCCTTATTCGTTTGAGCAATTCCTCTTTCCACCGCTCTTCCGGAATTCCGTTGGCCCATTCAGGTACCACAGCATTAGGAAGTGTAATATTTGCCATGACATTTAATATCTACattaataacacaaataacttattatttaacttttatgaATTCCAATTAATTACCTGTGTTGTTTTCGTATTGTCTAATTCTAATTGTAATTCCTTGGGGCGCGGTTCACTCCAAATTTGTCTTTCAATTTCGGAATCTGCGCTCTCCACCGCTGGTAAATTATCATTGATACTACCATTCTCGAAAGACGCATTGTCAAAATTTTGTAGTGTTTCGTCGGAATCGTCTACTGCAGAGTCGCTATCATCCATTGCAAGGTCGTTGGCATCGTCGCCCATTGCTAATGGTTGGTATCCATTGTAAGCATCATCTGTGTTCATTTCATAGTCACTATCATCACTAGGCACTGGTGGGTGCTGAACATTTGATTGAATCGCATGCACATCTTCCTCTCCGGGATCTCCAGGCAATTCGGGTGCAcccataatttttaaatgttgaagttttgtttgtaaattaatCAATTATCTGAGTTTAACCAGCTGAGTttgacatttgaattttttttttaataattttgttatctaATGTAGCCAGATGATTTGTTTTCCgatttaaatatcaaataatgACAATCAgtggatatttttatttaaaaaattattattattttaattatttaaaaaatactaaataacatacataaataacataataattattattatacgttctttgatacaagtaattaatagtTTAGCATTTTATTTGAGACGTTCTGAAAATTGCGTCGAGCATATGCTTATTCCCGTTGACGCGCCGCAAAGTATACGTTATCGATATCTATAGTCCAATCAATTATCGTATATGCAAAGAAAAAAGagtaaaaaccacaaaaaacttcgagttagggagacttgaagtaaaaaaaaattttcattaaaaaataatttttttttaaaagctttaaaatatagatttatacacagttttatttatttactacgctaaaagttttatttacatacgttaaaacatatattctgtaattttatttgttgctgtttccTAATGTTtgactcttgacgtctgtatcccatgcctttgttacatgatttatgaaatctactagaagtgtaatatcatattttttgttcgcttccatttgaatatagggactctttttaaaattctgcgtcgataataacatttttttatactctcgcaacaaatgttactaaagagagtattgtaacggatttccaaaatctgtcgtttactctaaaactctaccctgagttcgatcactggattgtcaaataaaagtcacactttaatggctacacactaaacttttatttctaattccttataacgtaacactttattacttattactctactttacaactctaacttatagcttgtttacactttactcgacaactctc
This portion of the Zeugodacus cucurbitae isolate PBARC_wt_2022May chromosome 3, idZeuCucr1.2, whole genome shotgun sequence genome encodes:
- the LOC105212901 gene encoding uncharacterized protein LOC105212901, whose amino-acid sequence is MGAPELPGDPGEEDVHAIQSNVQHPPVPSDDSDYEMNTDDAYNGYQPLAMGDDANDLAMDDSDSAVDDSDETLQNFDNASFENGSINDNLPAVESADSEIERQIWSEPRPKELQLELDNTKTTQILNVMANITLPNAVVPEWANGIPEERWKEELLKRIRQRGVSRHEDNN